The following are encoded in a window of Gossypium raimondii isolate GPD5lz chromosome 13, ASM2569854v1, whole genome shotgun sequence genomic DNA:
- the LOC105782380 gene encoding metal tolerance protein 4, with amino-acid sequence MEGGDSNSGVKTALLTSGENGKRVRFVRRNSVNSLRNDFMLRLPDKVRTGLDAESPFDIDVSRTNGLTQGEKEYYKTQFETLKSFEEVDAIGHSETSDDEYEDEERIQHERAMKISNYANIVLLAFKLYATIKSGSIAIAASTLDSLLDLMAGGILWFTHLSMKNTNIYKYPIGKLRIQPVGIVIFAAVMATLGFQVLIQAVEQLIANEPTEKMSADKLVWLYTIMLSATFVKLALWIYCKSSTNKIVRAYAKDHYFDVVTNVVGLLAAVLGDKFYWWLDPAGAIALAIYTITNWSGTVIENAVSLVGQSAPPEFLQKLTYLVIRHPRVKRVDTVRAYTFGVLYFVEVDIELPEDLPLKEAHTIGETLQIKIEKLPEVERAFVHLDFECEHKPEHSVLSRLPNSKD; translated from the exons ATGGAGGGTGGTGACTCGAATTCAGGTGTCAAAACGGCGTTGTTGACCAGCGGTGAGAACGGGAAACGTGTTCGGTTCGTTCGGCGTAACTCGGTGAACTCACTCAGGAATGATTTTATGTTAAGGTTGCCTGATAAGGTTCGGACTGGTCTTGATGCTGAATCTCCTTTTGACATTGATGTTTCCAGGACCAATGGCTTAactcaag GTGAAAAGGAATACTACAAAACACAATTCGAGACCCTAAAATCATTTGAAGAAGTTGATGCCATTGGTCACTCTGAAACCAGTGATGATGAATATGAAGATGAAGAACGAATCCAACATGAAAGAGCtatgaaaatttctaattatGCAAACATTGTCTTGCTAGCTTTTAAG CTCTATGCTACTATAAAGAGTGGTTCCATAGCCATTGCAGCATCAACATTAGATTCTTTACTCGATCTCATGGCCGGTGGCATACTTTGGTTCACTCACTTGTCGATGAAAAACACAAACATCTACAAGTATCCAATCGGAAAACTACGGATACAGCCGGTCGGCATTGTCATATTTGCTGCAGTGATGGCTACACTAG GGTTTCAAGTGTTAATCCAAGCAGTGGAACAGCTAATAGCAAATGAACCTACAGAGAAAATGTCTGCAGATAAATTAGTGTGGTTATACACCATAATGTTGTCTGCTACATTTGTGAAACTTGCCCTTTGGATTTACTGCAAAAGCTCGACGAACAAGATCGTCCGAGCTTACGCAAAG GATCACTATTTCGATGTGGTAACAAATGTAGTAGGATTACTTGCAGCTGTTCTGGGTGATAAATTTTATTGGTGGCTCGATCCCGCCGGTGCTATCGCTCTCGCAATTTATACGATAACGAATTGGTCAGGAACTGTTATCGAAAACGCCG TTTCGCTAGTAGGACAATCAGCTCCACCGGAATTTCTACAAAAACTGACATACCTCGTCATCAGACATCCGCGAGTTAAGCGTGTCGACACGGTCCGCGCTTATACCTTCGGTGTTCTTTACTTCGTAGAG GTTGACATTGAACTGCCTGAAGATTTGCCATTAAAAGAAGCACATACCATAGGTGAGACATTGCAGATAAAGATCGAGAAACTTCCAGAAGTTGAACGTGCATTTGTTCATCTTGATTTTGAATGTGAGCATAAACCAGAGCACTCTGTTCTTAGCAGGCTACCAAACAGTAAAGACTaa
- the LOC105782384 gene encoding uncharacterized protein LOC105782384, with the protein MARYYRDSYMDYLSLPPLHLCFFISILFFVLGFSWYLNYESVLEDFMNQLKFFLMLAPIVLLLLLHCFSGRVPSLIPEPEKDSLHRAGGSPWGVALVLVLLLYMISYQSYFHERWFPFGV; encoded by the coding sequence ATGGCTAGATACTATAGAGATTCCTACATGGACTACCTATCCTTACCCCCACTCCATCTCTGTTTCTTCATTTCCATCCTCTTCTTCGTCCTCGGTTTTTCCTGGTACCTAAACTACGAATCCGTGCTCGAAGATTTCATGAACCAACTCAAGTTCTTCCTCATGCTAGCTCCTATAGTGCTCCTCCTCTTGCTCCACTGCTTTTCGGGGAGGGTGCCGTCGTTGATACCAGAACCGGAGAAGGATTCGCTACATAGGGCGGGAGGGTCTCCGTGGGGGGTGGCGTTAGTGCTTGTTTTGCTTCTTTATATGATTTCATATCAGTCTTATTTCCATGAACGTTGGTTTCCATTTGGGGTATAA
- the LOC128035888 gene encoding protein ALP1-like — protein MLGVCTPEMQFVYVLPGWEGSVADGRVLRDAISRRHGLKVPHGCYYLVDAGYTNCEGFLAPFRGQRYHLNEWRQGYQPSSPQEFFNMKHASARNVIERCFGLLKLRWGILRSPSFYPVRVHNRIIIVCCLLHNFIRTHMSSDPIEAEVGEGLPTINVVDDDEPNITNIHPSDAWATWRMELANQMFDEWQASRN, from the exons atgctaggtgtttgtacacctgagatgcaatttgtttatgttcttcctggttgggaaggttcagttgctgatggacgggttcttcgagatgccattagtagaagacatggattaaaagttcctcatg gttgttattatctagttgatgctggatacacaaattgtgagggatttcttgcaccatttagaggacaacgatatcatttgaacgagtggcgtcagggttatcagccaagttctccgcaagagttttttaatatgaaacatgcctcagcacgtaatgtcattgaaagatgctttggcttattaaaacttagatggggaatacttaggagtccatcgttctatcctgtaagggtgcacaatagaattattattgtatgttgtttgctccataattttattcgaacccatatgagtagtgatcccattgaagcggaggtgggagaaggattacctacaattaatgtggtggatgacgatgaaccgaatatcacaaatattcatccatcggatgcttgggctacttggaggatggaactagccaaccaaatgttcgatgaatggcaagcatctagaaattag